The following is a genomic window from Clostridium sp..
TCATATTTTCTCCTCTGTACAAATTAATTTCTATCTCTGCTTATAAATATAAGCCTGAGAAGATTTGCTATTGCTGTAAGAGCTGCAGCTACATAGGTCATGGCAGCAGCACTCAGTACACTTCTTGCTCCATCAAGTTCATCTCCATATAATATGGCTTTGCTGTCCAGTATTCTCAGAGCCCTTCTGGATGCATTCAGTTCTACCGGCAGTGTTACTATCTGGAACAGTACAACAGCAGTAAATAATATTATTCCAAGATCAACAAGGCCTCTAATTCCAAACATGAAGCCCAGTATGAACAATATCCATGAAGCATTCGAGCCAAAGCTTGCTATGGGCACTATGCTGTTTCTTATAATCAATGGAATATATCTATTCTGATGCTGGATTGCATGACCGGTTTCATGTGCTGCAACACCTATGGAAGCAACTGAATTCCCGTAGTATACATCCTGTGACAGACGCATTACCCTCTTTCCAGGATCATAGTGATCTGTCAATCTTCCAGGTATTACTTCCACAGGTATATCATACAATCCGCTTGAATCCAACAGGCTTCTTGCAACCTGTGCACCTGTATATCCGTTTCTGCTTCTGTATCCAGAATATTTATTGAAAGTAGCTGATACCTTGTACTGTGCATAGGCAGCAACTAAAAGTGCCGGTATCAATATAATAAAACTGCTGTCAAAAAACAACATTACTATCTAACTCCTTCCCATATTATTATTTCCCGAGTATCTTTTCCTCATCTATAGAATTTCCCCTTATATATTCGCCTACCTTCATAGTCCTTTTCCCGGGGAATTGAATTGTATCAACCAAAATTATTTTGTCCCTGCAGCATACTTTTATACCCTTTTCCGATGCTTCAACTATAAGTCCGGGCTGTCCTTTCGAATTCTCACCAGTCTCTTCAGCACTATATATTTTCATATTTTTGCCTTCATATATTGTATATGCAACAGGCCATGGATTCAATCCCCTTATAAAATTTCTTATATCTTCCGCATTTGAATTCCAATCTATCCTCGCTATATTCTTATTTAACATTTTAGCATATTTTGTAGTGGTTTCACCTTGTTTTTTCCTAACCACGGTTCCATTTTTAACACCCTCAAGCGTCTTGACAACAAGTTCAGCCCCATCTTCCATGAGAATATCATGAAGTTCTCCTGCGGTCATGTCTTCTGTAATTTTAACTGTGCTGCTAAGTAATATGTCACCTGTATCCACTCCTTCATCCATAAACATTGTTGTATTGCCCGTTTCATTTTCTCCATCTATTATGCACCAATTTATAGGTGCGGCTCCCCTGTACTTCGGCAAAAGCGAGGCATGAAGATTTATACAGCCATATTGCGGTATATCAAGCACCTGTCTGGTCAATATCTGTCCATAGGCAACTACAACTATAAAATCCGGGTTTATCTTATTCAATTCATTTATAAGGTTTATGTCACTTTTCAATTTCTCCGGCTGGTAAATTTTTATTCCGAAGGATAGAGCAGTCTGCTTTACCGGGGACTGCGAAAGTTTTTTTCCCCTTCCGCTGGGCCTATCCGGCTGGGTAAAAACTGCCTTTACATTATATTTTTCTATTAATTTTTTCAAAGTAGGTACTGCAAAATCTGGAGTTCCCATAAAGACTATATCCATAAGTTATTTTACTCCTTCTGATTTCCTAATTCTATCTATGAACAAAATACCATCCAGATGATCTATTTCATGACAAAATGCTCTTGCCAGAAGATCTTCCCCTTCTATTGTAATTTTTTCACCTTTTTCATTAAGCGCCTCTACTCTTACTTTCTTTGGTCTTTCAACTTCCTCCTGCCTTCCTGGAATACTCAAGCAGCCCTCTGAGTCAATATAACTCCCCTCTTTATATACTATTTCCGGATTTATAAGTTTTATTATTCCTTCTCCCACATCTATTACTACAACTCTTTTCAATACACCTACCTGGGGAGCTGCAAGCCCTACTCCATTTGCAGCATAAAGGGTTTCCTCCATATCCTTCAACAATGTAATTATTCTATCATTTATAACATCCACTTTTCTGCTTTTTTTCCTAAGTAAATCATCACCATATTTCACTATATTTCTTAATGCCATTGTTAAATCTCCTCTCTAAAATTAAAACATGCTACAGTGTATTGTTTGGATTTAAATCTATACTGATCTTTACATCACCAGAGATGTCTTTATTTAAATTATACACTGTTTTTTTTATATTTCTTGCTATATTTAAATCAATTTCACCTTTTATAATCAACTGCCATCTGAACATTTCCTTTATACGCGATATGACGCAGGGACATGGCCCAAGCACTTTAATTTTATCATTTTTTTCAAATACTTTTTTTAAATATATACCAACATTCTGTATATTTTTTATTAATATGTTTTCATCCTTGCTGCTCATATTTATAAGCAGTAGAGACGAGAAGGGCGGGTATTCCATTTTCTTTCTTATGCTCATCTCTTTTTCATAAAACTTGATATAATCATTGTCAGCAGCAAATTTTATGCTGTAATTGTCAGGACTATAGGTTTGAATTATTACCTTCCCTCTTTTTTGACCTCTTCCAGCTCTTCCCGATACTTGGGTTATAAGTTGATAGGTCCTTTCAGAAGATCTGAAGTCCGGCAGATTTAGTGAAAGATCTGCTGCTATAACTCCTACAAGAGTAACATTTTCAAAATCCAGACCTTTGGCCACCATTTGAGTCCCTATCAATATATCTGCCTTGTGCTCCTTAAATGAGTTATAAATATTTTCATAGGAATGTTTAAATCTCGTAGTATCAAAATCCATCCTTAAAACTCTGGCTTCGGGAAAACTTTCCTTTACAGACTGCTCTATCTTTTCTGTACCCACTCCAAAATATTTGACATATCTGCTTCCACATTTCGGACACACCCTTGGTACGTTCATCCTACTGCCGCAATAATGACAGACTAATTTTTTTATATCACGGTGATAGGTAAGTGATATATCACAGTTATTGCATTTGAATATATATCCACATTTCCTGCAGGATACAAATGTTGAAAATCCTCTTCTATTTAAGAACAGTATTATCTGTTCCCTCTTTTTCAGTCTGTCATGTATCAATTCATGGAGTTCTTTGCTGAATATTGACTTGTTGTTGTTTATCAGTTCCTGCCTCATGTCAACTATTTCTACCTCCGGCATGAACGCATTGTCCGCTCTGTTTTTTATTTCAATAAGTTCCATGTTTCCACTTTTACATCTGCTGTAAGTCTCTATGGAGGGTGTCGCAGAACCAAGTACCATCTTGCAGCCGCACTGTCTGCATATCATCTCCCCAACTTCCCTGGCATTGTATTTGGGATTGCTGTCGGATCTGTAGCTTTCCTCATGTTCCTCATCTATTATTATAAATCCGAGATTTTCAAATGGAAGGAATATTGCAGATCTGGCACCTATGGCTACTTTTACCTGACCCTTTTTAACCCTCATCCACTCGTCATATCTCTCTCCATCTGAAAGTCTGCTGTGAAATACACTTATATTATTTCCAAAACGCCCCTTGAATCTTTCCACCATCTGAGGTGTAAGTGCTATTTCCGGTACCAGTACTATGCTTTCTCTGTTTTCAGAAATAGCTCTGTCCACAAGATTCATATATATTTCAGTTTTGCCGCTTCCCGTAACTCCATGGATTAAAAATATTCTGCTTCTGGAATTCAATATGTAATTGACTGCATTCACCTGTTCCACATTAAGTTCTCTTCGCGAATATGTTCCATAGCTGCTGTCATCATATCTTTCAACAATTTTTTTTTGAGTGAATATAAATCCATGTTTAATCATAGTATTTACAGATGATAATGACAATCCATATTTTTTGCTCAATGAGTTTTTTGTATATTTTCCATCATCCCTACATAAAATATCATAAATCTCAGTATATGGATATTTTAAAAACTTCTCGGTTAAATTATTTCCCCTGTATAAAAGAGTCTGTTCTTTATTTTTTACTCCCTTTATTATACCTGTAGGTAGGAATACTTTTATACATTCTAGATAAGTACATAAATATCTATTTCTCATCTCTTCCATCAGTTCCAGATTTTTTTCTGTAAAAAGAGGAAACTCATCGCATATTTCCAGAATCGATTTAATTCCCCTTTTAAACTTCATATTATCTATATTATCATATATTCTGACTACAAAACCGTCTATACTCTTATTTGAAATTCCAAAGGGAACCTTGACTCTGGTACCTATATGCACTGAATCTTTCATTTTATCAGGTACTTTATAAGTAAAAATTCTATCCAATTCCACAAAAGTATTATTTACAATTATGCCTGCATAATTCACCTTATCACCTTTTTAACCTTATACATCAAATAAGAGAGGTATTTTGCCAACCCCTCTTAGTTACCGTCATTTATTATATCAAACAATCTCCTTGCAAGATTTCTCTTGCTCATCTTTACCAAATCCAGCTTTCTTCCATCTCTGGACAATATAACAACCTTATTGTCATCCGAGGCAAAACCTGTATCATCATGTACTATATTATTTGCCACTATGTAATCCAGGTTCTTCTTTTCAAGTTTTCGGCCTGCATTTTCTATCAAATCATTGCTTTCTGCGGCAAATCCAACAAGAATCTGGTTTTTTTTCATTTCTCCGAGTTTTTTCAATATATCATTGTCCCTTACAAAATCGAGAGAAAGCTCATCGCCGCTCTTCTTTATCTTTTTTGTTGAATATACTTTGGGTTTATAATCAGATACTGCTGCTGCTTTAACAACTATATCCTGAAATTCAAAATTATTTACTACTGCTTCAAGCATGTCGTTATTGGTAGTTACCTTTATAAATTTAATACCAAAGGGTACAGGTAAATTCGTAGGTCCTGAAACAAGTGTAACTTCAGCTCCCCTGTCTCTTGCCTCTTCAGCTATGGAATATCCCATTTTTCCCGAAGATCTGTTGGTTATATATCTTACAGGATCTATATTTGCAAGTGTAGGTCCTGCAGTCACAAGTACTCTTTTCCCTCTCATGTCCTTCTTATCATAAAGCATGCTTTCTACAGCATCTGCTATAAATGCTGTATCGGCAAGCTTTCCTTCTCCTATATCACCACAGGCAAGTCTTCCACTTTGCGGTTTTATAAAATCATAACCAAGCTTTGACAACTTATTTATATTTTCCTGTACAATAGGATTTACATACATGTTTGTATTCATAGCAGGTGCAAAAACTACTGGTGCCCTGGTTGCCATAATCGTAGTTGACAGGAGATCATCCGCTATCCCTGATGCAATTTTTCCTATTATATTTGCAGTAGCAGGTACGACAAGCATGAGATCGGCCCGTTTTGCCAAAGATATATGCTGTATCTCCCAGGCTTTGGGTTCACAAAACATATCCGTACTTACCATATTCTGGCTGATTGTCTGAAAACTCAGAGGTGCAACAAATTCGACAGCAGATTTTGTCATTATAACATGAATATCAATATTTCTTTTTTTCAATCTGCTCACTACATCAAGAGCTTTATAAACAGCTATTCCTCCTGTTACGCCCATAACCACTGTCTTTTTATTTCCATTCATTATTTTATACCTTCTCTTACACTTTCAAAATGTATTAACCCTTTGTCAATTTCATTTATAGCTACAGTAACGGGCTTAGTGGAATCTAGCTTTACAAGCGGTTTTGCTCCATCTACCAATTGTCTTGCCCTTTTAGAAGCTACAGTAATTAAAGTATACCTGCTGTCAACTTTTTTCAATAAGTCTACTATAGATGGATTAATCATAGAATTATTCATTTGAAATATCCTCCTTAAACTTGAATATGTCGTCCTTCAATCTATATACTCTGCACTTTTCAGCCGTAATTATACTCTCAATTTTTTCTACTGCATTTTGTACGGTATCATTTATGACTGCATAATTGTACTTGGATATGTAATTTATTTCATTATATGCTGATTTAAATCTGATCATCAAGGATTCTGCAGTTTCGCTTCCCCTGTTTATTATTCTGTGTTTGAGTTCATCCATGGAAGGTGGAAGTATAAATATAAAAATTCCATCCGGGTAGCTTTCTTTTACTTTAAGGGCTCCCTGTATGTCGATCTCAAGCAGTACATCTCTTCCCTGATTTATAGCTTCCAATACCTTGTCCTTAGGTGTACCGTAATAGTTGCCATAGACCTCAGCATATTCCAAAAAATCATTATTTCCTATTTTACTTTCAAAGTCCTGTTTTGTCAAAAAATAATAATTTGTACCGTTTATTTCACCTTCCCTTGGATTTCTGGTAGTTGCTGAAATGGAGAGCCAGAAATCATTTTTTTTCAGCAGTGACTTACAGACAGTACCCTTTCCGGTACCTGAAGGTCCTGATATTATTATCAAAAGTCCATTTTTAGCCATTATTCCTCAACCTCTGCTATATCTTCTTCTACGTCCTTGTTGGATGATAATCTGTGTGCTACAGTTTCCGGCTGCACAGCAGATAATATTATATGATCACTGTCAGTTATTATAACCGCCCTTGTTCTTCTTCCATAAGTAGCATCTATAAGCATTCCCCTGTCGCGTGCCTCCTGTATTATTCTCTTTATCGGGGCGGATTCGGGACTTACTATAGCTACCAATCTATTAGCTGAAACAATATTTCCAAAACCTATATTTATTAATTTTATGCCCATATTTTCCTCCTATACATTATTCTATGTTTTGAATTTGCTCTCTTATTTTTTCTATTTCGTTTTTTATGTTTAAAACAAATTCCGTTATTTTCAAGTTTGTGGATTTAGAAGCTATAGTGTTTGCCTCCCTATTCATTTCCTGTAATATAAAATCTAATTTTCTGCCAACAGGTTCATTCAACTCAAGTGTATCCCTGAATTGTTCCACATGACTTCCAAGTCTTACAATCTCCTCGTCAATACAGGATTTATCTGCGAATATTGCAGCTTCCATTGCAATTCTGCTTTCATCTATATCGTATCCTTTAAGCAGTTCCTTTAATTTTTCATCCAATTTCTGTCTGAATTCGTCTACCAGAGTATATGATTTTTCACTTACGGCCCTTAAATATTTCAGAATAGAATCGCATTTTAAAGTAACGTTATTCTTAAGCTTGATTCCCTCCTTCTCTCTCATACCAAGAAGCATATTCAGTGCTTCCCCGAGAGCTGGCTTCAATATGTTCCAGATTTCATCCAGATCCTCATCTTCCTGTTTTATTGTTATTACATCTGGGAATTTAGAAATAAGCCCTGCAGACAGCTCCTCTTTTATATTATACCTGTCTTTTATCTTTTTGAGACACTCAACATAGCTGTCTGCAAGATTTTCATCCAGTACCGCTTTAGTCGTCTTGTTTTCATAGTTGATTTGAGTAATAAATACATCTATTTTCCCTCTGTTTATCTTCTCCAGTATAAACTTTCTTATTTTGTCCTCAATAGGCATAAAACTTTTAGGCATTCTTATATTCAAATCACAGTACCTGTGATTGACAGTTTTCATTTCTACCATAAAGCTCCTGTCAGGACTGTCTGCATTTCCCCTTCCAAATCCCGTCATACTTTTAATCATTAAAATTTCATCCTTCCACATTACCTTATAAGTCAATATTAATTATTATACGTTAATAGCAATTATAATTTCAAGAGATTTTGTACTATTAAATCATCTAGATTAAATACTGATTTAAAACGATTATACCATAAAATATATGTTTTTATAAAATATTTTTCTAATCATCTACAAAAATAGGATTTAATGCTGAAAACAAAATAATTTTAGCATCAAATCCTATTTTTAGTTTAAAGTATTATACATATCAGCCCGCCGTTTCCTTCATTTATTATCTTCTGAAGAGTCTTCTGTATCTTAATTTGGACATCCTCAGGCATTTTATACAATTTGTTCTGCAGCCCCTCTTTTACTAGTATTTCCAGAGACTTACCAAACATATTGCTCTGCCATATTTTTGAAGGATCACTTTCAAATTGCTCCAAAAGTGATTTTACCATTTCCTCGCTTTCCTTTTCTGTTCCCATTATAGGCGATATTTCCGTTTCTATATCCGCCCTTATAAAATGAAGTGAAGGTGCACTGGCCTTTAATTTCACCCCAAATCGGTTGCCCTGTTTGACTATCTGCGGCTCCTCCAGTTTCATTTCAGACAGCTGTGGTGCAACCAGTCCATATCCATTTTCCTTTACATCCTTTAAAGCATCCGCCACCTTGTCATACTCAACCTTTGCACCGTGCATATCAATTATTGCATTCAGGAGATCGCTCTCACTGTGAAGTTCCTCATCGCATACTTCACTGAGTATTTTATAAAACAAATCCTTTTTAGGCTGAATTTCAATCCGCGACGTTCCTTCTCCCATGTTTATCTCTTTAATTGTAGATGTCCCTATAAATTCAACATCACTGAATCCATCTATTGACTTTTCTATATCCCTTACCTTGTATATGTTCTTGCACATGTCCCTGGCAAGATTTATAAAATCAACCTTAAGCCAATGCGAAAGATCCAATTTTTCTATCCATTCCGGAATATCTATGTTGATTTCCTTTATAGGAAATTCTTTTAGAATTCTCTGAAATACATTTGTTATATCTTCATCCTGCATGTTCAGCACATCCATTATCTGCACCGGAACATCATACTTGTTCTCCATGGATCTTTTAATATCTATTGTATCAGGATCATAGGGATGCTTTGAATTAAGTATTATTATAAATGGCTTGTTTATAGATTTGAGTTCATCAACAACTCTGGATTCAGGTTCCACATAATCTTCTCTTGATATGTCGGCAATAGAACCATCCGTAGTTATCAAAAATCCTATAGTTGAATGTTCATTTATTACTTTTTTGGTGCCTATTTCGGCAGCTTCTTCAAATGGTATCTCATGATCATACCAGGGAGTAGATACCATTTTGGCTTCTTCTCCCTCCTTGTATCCAAGTGACGTCTTAACAATGTATCCTACGCAGTCGACCATTCTCACCTTGAATTTTGTATTCTCGTTCAGGTTTATTTCCACCGCCTCATTAGGAATAAATTTAGGCTCCGTAGTGTGGATTGTTTTACCCGATGAACTCTGCGGCAATTCATCCTTGGCTCTCTGTTTCTTATAGGAATTATCCATGTTAGGCAGCACCATGAGTTCCATAAATCTCTTTATGAAAGTTGACTTGCCTGTTCTCACGGGTCCTACAACTCCTACATATATATCTCCCTGTGTCCTTTCAGCTATGTCCTTATATATATCAAAGTTATCCAAAATATACCCCCCAAAATATAATAATAACAATATATATATATTTAACATACTTGAATATTATTCTTATTGCTCACAAAAAATTTTAACTATTTTCATCTTTCTTATCTCTTGTCATAAGTTCATAAACAGCTTCCTCGGGAGCCTTTCCCTCAAAAAGCACTCTATACAGTGCATCTGTTATGGGCATCTGGATTCCAAGTTTATTCTTCAGGTTGTAAAAAGCCCTGCAGGCCCTTATACCTTCAACTACCATTCCTACCTCTTCAACAGCTTCTTCTTTGGACCTTCCCTGGCCTATAAGTATTCCAGCCCTTCTGTTCCTGCTGTGCATGCTGGTACATGTAACTATAAGATCTCCTATTCCTGTAAGTCCTGAAAATGTATCCTTCTTGCCACCAAGCTGCACTCCTATTCTTGTTATTTCGCTTATTCCCCTAGTCATAAGTGCGGCTTTTGAATTGTCACCATATCCTATACCATCACATATTCCCGCCGCCAGAGCAATTATATTTTTAACTGCCCCACCTATTTCAACACCTACTATGTCTGGATTTGTATATACTCTGAATTTATCCATCATAAAAGTGTCCTGGACATCTTTTGCGGCTTCCATGTCTTTTGAAGATGCAACTATAGCCGTAGGTATAAATCTTGCCACTTCCTCAGCATGGCTCGGCCCCGAAAGTACAACTACTCTATTGTGTGGAAGTTCTTTTTCTATTATCTGTGAAAGTCTGTTTCCACTTTTTTCATCAATGCCTTTGGCAATATTTATAATTATCTGATAATCTTTTGTATATTTCTTAATGCTTCTACACATGTCTCCAATAACATGAGAAGGTACAGAAAGAACTATACCGCTGCTTACACTGACTGCATATTCCAGATCATTGGTAGCTTCTATTCCAGATGGAAGAAATATATCCTTCAAATACTTTATATTTTGTCTTGTTCTGTTAATATTATCAACCATGTCTTTATTTCTATCCCAGAGCAAAACTTCTTTTCCACTCGTTGACAGTATTAAAGAGAGCGCCGTTCCAAAACTTCCTGCTCCCAGAAAACATACACGATTTTTCAATATCATTCCTTCCTTTCCCTAAATTCAAGTTTTATTCCCGTACCTGTAAAGTCAAAATTTTCTCTAAGCTGATTTTCAAGATATCTACTATATGAAAAATGAACACATCCACTATCGTTTACGAAAAATACAAACGTAGGAGGTTTTACCCCAATTTCCGTAACGTAATAGATCTTAAGTCTCCTGGTTCCCATTACAGGTGGTTCTTTCATCATAATAGCCCTGTTTATCACATCATTCAGTATTCCCGTCTTGATCCGCTTGTTGTAATTGTCATAACATGTTTTTACTGTATCCAGAACCTTTCCAACTCTCTGTCCCGTTTTAGCAGATATAAAAATATATGGAGCATAAGACATGAAGGATAGGCTTTTATCTATCATGTTCTTGAATTTATTCATGGTTTTTGTGTCCTTTTCTATAAGATCCCACTTGTTTATTACAACCATTATGGATTTTCTCATTTCATGTGCATAGCCTATTATTTTTTCATCCTGGTCACTTATTTCCTGAGTGGCATCCAGCAACAGAATACATACATCAGCCCTTTCTATGGCAGTGTAGGTTCTTATAACACTGTATTTTTCGATTTCTTCTTTTACTTTGTTCTTCCTTCTTATACCTGCAGTATCTATTAGAATGAATTTGTCTCCGTCCCTTTCAAGATAACTGTCCACAGCATCCCTCGTAGTACCTGGTATATCACTTACAATTACCCTTTCTTCTCCAAGCAGTTTATTTATGAGTGAAGATTTTCCTACATTGGGTTTCCCTATGAAAGCTATCTTTATGTATTCATCATCTTGAGAATCGGTATTTTCATGTTTGAAGTATTTGACTACCTCATCAAGCATATCTCCAAGTCCAAGTCCCTGTGAAGCCGATATGGCTATAGGATCACCTATACCCAGATTATAGAATTCATAAGCATTGTCCTCAAACTTGATATTATCTATTTTATTTACTGCAAGGACTATATTTTTCCCGCTTTTCCGCAGCATCTGGGCAACTTCTCTGTCTGCATCGGTAAGGCCTTCTTTTCCATCCACTATGAATATTATTACATCAGCTGTTTCTATGGCTATCTGTGCCTGCCTTCTCATCTGTGAAATAAGCATGTCGCTGCTTTCAGGCTCAATTCCTCCAGTATCTATTATAGTAAAATTATATTTAAGCCATTCTGCTTCTGCATATACTCTGTCTCTTGTAACTCCAGGCTTATCTCCTACTATGGATATCCTCTTTCCTGCCAGCTTGTTAAATAGTGTGGATTTTCCTACATTCGGCCTTCCCACTATTGCTACTATCGGTTTTCCCATAACTCATTTCTCCTTTATATTACAAAGTTGAATTTTCTATTATAATATCTACTAAATCCTCGCCGCTGTATTTGCATATACATATTTTCCTGCCAAGTTCATGTTCAAGCTCCTCTACTGTTATATCGTCCAAAAATACCCTTCTTTTATCCATGGCAATTTCATATCCCTTTCTGAGCATACATTCTGGAATAATTACATTCTCCCCCAAACTGCATCCTCCTAACTGTTTAATTATATCACATGCCGTAACAAGACCAGCTACAGTTATTGTACTTCCAAAAAAATTATTCACTATTCCTCTCACTTCTATAGAAATATTATTATTTATTTTCATAATTTTATCCGCTGCACTTTTTATTTCGTTATAAGCAGATTTTCCTGTAATAAACGTAAAAGAACCCTTTAAATTAGAAGGGTAATTTTTAAGGTTTTCAAGACCAATATTTATATTATTTCTAAACAGCCGTATCATTCCAACGCCATCTTCCAATTGACTGAATCCATTATAAAAACTGGAATCCGGAACGTCTCTTCCTGCAATAACATAAAATTCATCTGACATTTTGATAAAAGGTTGACCTATTTTAGAAATATACTTCTGCTGGAGAATATTCATCCTGTCAAGCTGCCTGACTGCGGAACACTTATCATATAATTTCATATTAAAGAGGCCCTTTCTGTATTTAGTAACTCCAACAGGTACCACCGCCACGTCTTTAATTTCGGGATATAATTTAAAAAGATCCTCAATTGTTTTCTCAAGCTTTTCATTGTCATTTATATCAGGACATAAGACTATCTGGCAATTCATTTTTATATGGGCGTCAGCAAGCTTTTTCAACCTATCATATAAATTGCCAGCGAATCTGTTGTTAAGCATTTTTACTCTCAATTCCGGATCAGTTGTATGTACAGATATATTTATGGGACTTATTTTATATTTAATTATCCTATCCATATCTGTTTCACTCATATTTGTAAGAGTAACAAAATTACCCTGAAGAAATGCAAGTCTCGAATCATCGTCTTTAAAGTACAGTGTTTCTCTCATTCCCTCTGGCAATTGATCTATAAAACAAAATATACACTTGTTATGGCAGCTTTTTGGTTTATCCAATATAAAATCTTTGAATTCCAGGCCCAGATCCTCATCATATTCCTTGTCTATTTCAAGTGTCCATAACTCTCCGTCTTTTTTCTCTATTTCAACCTCTATGTAATCATCACTTATCAAGAATTTATAGTCTATTATATCTTCAACTTCTTTGTTGTTGACGGTTAAAAGTCTGTCTCCAACTTCTACGCCCATTTCCTCTGCTATACTGCCTTTTTTCACTGCAGATATTTCATTCTTCATTAGAAAAACTCCCAAATATAATTGTACTATTAGAATATATTAATATCAGTATTTAGTCAAATAGGCTTGTATATAAATATGTAGAAAATACTTAGAGAATCTTCATCAGTTTCATGATTATACTTGAAATAACAGCACATCCTGGTATGGTAAATATCCATGTTACAAGTATATCCTTTGCTACAGTCCATCTTACTGCTGAAAATCTTTTTGATGCACCTACTCCCATTATCGCAGTAGTTATTATATGTGTCGTACTTACGGGGGCATCAAACATAGTGGC
Proteins encoded in this region:
- a CDS encoding zinc metallopeptidase, giving the protein MLFFDSSFIILIPALLVAAYAQYKVSATFNKYSGYRSRNGYTGAQVARSLLDSSGLYDIPVEVIPGRLTDHYDPGKRVMRLSQDVYYGNSVASIGVAAHETGHAIQHQNRYIPLIIRNSIVPIASFGSNASWILFILGFMFGIRGLVDLGIILFTAVVLFQIVTLPVELNASRRALRILDSKAILYGDELDGARSVLSAAAMTYVAAALTAIANLLRLIFISRDRN
- the fmt gene encoding methionyl-tRNA formyltransferase; this encodes MDIVFMGTPDFAVPTLKKLIEKYNVKAVFTQPDRPSGRGKKLSQSPVKQTALSFGIKIYQPEKLKSDINLINELNKINPDFIVVVAYGQILTRQVLDIPQYGCINLHASLLPKYRGAAPINWCIIDGENETGNTTMFMDEGVDTGDILLSSTVKITEDMTAGELHDILMEDGAELVVKTLEGVKNGTVVRKKQGETTTKYAKMLNKNIARIDWNSNAEDIRNFIRGLNPWPVAYTIYEGKNMKIYSAEETGENSKGQPGLIVEASEKGIKVCCRDKIILVDTIQFPGKRTMKVGEYIRGNSIDEEKILGK
- the def gene encoding peptide deformylase, with product MALRNIVKYGDDLLRKKSRKVDVINDRIITLLKDMEETLYAANGVGLAAPQVGVLKRVVVIDVGEGIIKLINPEIVYKEGSYIDSEGCLSIPGRQEEVERPKKVRVEALNEKGEKITIEGEDLLARAFCHEIDHLDGILFIDRIRKSEGVK
- the priA gene encoding primosomal protein N'; protein product: MNYAGIIVNNTFVELDRIFTYKVPDKMKDSVHIGTRVKVPFGISNKSIDGFVVRIYDNIDNMKFKRGIKSILEICDEFPLFTEKNLELMEEMRNRYLCTYLECIKVFLPTGIIKGVKNKEQTLLYRGNNLTEKFLKYPYTEIYDILCRDDGKYTKNSLSKKYGLSLSSVNTMIKHGFIFTQKKIVERYDDSSYGTYSRRELNVEQVNAVNYILNSRSRIFLIHGVTGSGKTEIYMNLVDRAISENRESIVLVPEIALTPQMVERFKGRFGNNISVFHSRLSDGERYDEWMRVKKGQVKVAIGARSAIFLPFENLGFIIIDEEHEESYRSDSNPKYNAREVGEMICRQCGCKMVLGSATPSIETYSRCKSGNMELIEIKNRADNAFMPEVEIVDMRQELINNNKSIFSKELHELIHDRLKKREQIILFLNRRGFSTFVSCRKCGYIFKCNNCDISLTYHRDIKKLVCHYCGSRMNVPRVCPKCGSRYVKYFGVGTEKIEQSVKESFPEARVLRMDFDTTRFKHSYENIYNSFKEHKADILIGTQMVAKGLDFENVTLVGVIAADLSLNLPDFRSSERTYQLITQVSGRAGRGQKRGKVIIQTYSPDNYSIKFAADNDYIKFYEKEMSIRKKMEYPPFSSLLLINMSSKDENILIKNIQNVGIYLKKVFEKNDKIKVLGPCPCVISRIKEMFRWQLIIKGEIDLNIARNIKKTVYNLNKDISGDVKISIDLNPNNTL
- the coaBC gene encoding bifunctional phosphopantothenoylcysteine decarboxylase/phosphopantothenate--cysteine ligase CoaBC, yielding MNGNKKTVVMGVTGGIAVYKALDVVSRLKKRNIDIHVIMTKSAVEFVAPLSFQTISQNMVSTDMFCEPKAWEIQHISLAKRADLMLVVPATANIIGKIASGIADDLLSTTIMATRAPVVFAPAMNTNMYVNPIVQENINKLSKLGYDFIKPQSGRLACGDIGEGKLADTAFIADAVESMLYDKKDMRGKRVLVTAGPTLANIDPVRYITNRSSGKMGYSIAEEARDRGAEVTLVSGPTNLPVPFGIKFIKVTTNNDMLEAVVNNFEFQDIVVKAAAVSDYKPKVYSTKKIKKSGDELSLDFVRDNDILKKLGEMKKNQILVGFAAESNDLIENAGRKLEKKNLDYIVANNIVHDDTGFASDDNKVVILSRDGRKLDLVKMSKRNLARRLFDIINDGN
- the rpoZ gene encoding DNA-directed RNA polymerase subunit omega, whose protein sequence is MNNSMINPSIVDLLKKVDSRYTLITVASKRARQLVDGAKPLVKLDSTKPVTVAINEIDKGLIHFESVREGIK
- the gmk gene encoding guanylate kinase; protein product: MAKNGLLIIISGPSGTGKGTVCKSLLKKNDFWLSISATTRNPREGEINGTNYYFLTKQDFESKIGNNDFLEYAEVYGNYYGTPKDKVLEAINQGRDVLLEIDIQGALKVKESYPDGIFIFILPPSMDELKHRIINRGSETAESLMIRFKSAYNEINYISKYNYAVINDTVQNAVEKIESIITAEKCRVYRLKDDIFKFKEDISNE
- the remA gene encoding extracellular matrix/biofilm regulator RemA gives rise to the protein MGIKLINIGFGNIVSANRLVAIVSPESAPIKRIIQEARDRGMLIDATYGRRTRAVIITDSDHIILSAVQPETVAHRLSSNKDVEEDIAEVEE